From the genome of Gemmatimonadota bacterium, one region includes:
- a CDS encoding BrnA antitoxin family protein — MAKPKRPLKPIPAFRSEAEEREFWETHDSTEYADWSRAQVVTFPNLKPSTETISLRLPAPLLADLKVLANKRDVPYQSLLKVFLAERVAAEWRRLGVGRALSNPKAPPVGRS, encoded by the coding sequence ATGGCCAAGCCCAAGCGCCCGCTGAAGCCGATTCCTGCGTTTCGGTCCGAAGCCGAGGAACGGGAGTTCTGGGAGACTCACGACTCGACCGAGTACGCGGATTGGTCGCGCGCTCAGGTGGTCACCTTCCCGAACCTCAAGCCTTCGACCGAGACGATTTCGCTGCGCCTGCCGGCTCCCTTGTTGGCTGACCTCAAGGTCCTCGCCAACAAGCGGGATGTGCCGTACCAGTCTCTGCTGAAAGTGTTTCTGGCAGAGCGAGTCGCGGCAGAGTGGAGGCGGCTGGGTGTCGGGCGTGCGCTGTCTAACCCTAAAGCACCACCGGTCGGTCGCAGTTAA